The following are from one region of the Arachis duranensis cultivar V14167 chromosome 10, aradu.V14167.gnm2.J7QH, whole genome shotgun sequence genome:
- the LOC107468100 gene encoding monothiol glutaredoxin-S10: MDRIAKLASQKAVVIFSKSSCGMSHAIKRLFYEQGVGPAICELDEDSRGKEMEWALVRLGCNPSVPAVFIGGKFVGSANTVMTLHLNGSLKRMLRDAGALWL, encoded by the coding sequence atgGATCGCATAGCAAAATTGGCATCACAAAAGGCAGTGGTTATATTCAGCAAGAGTTCGTGTGGGATGAGCCATGCGATAAAGAGGTTGTTCTACGAGCAAGGGGTTGGACCGGCAATTTGCGAGCTAGACGAGGATTCAAGGGGTAAGGAAATGGAGTGGGCTCTGGTGAGGCTAGGGTGCAACCCTTCAGTCCCGGCAGTGTTTATCGGAGGCAAGTTTGTGGGTTCAGCCAACACCGTCATGACCCTTCACCTCAATGGCTCACTCAAGAGAATGCTCAGAGATGCCGGTGCTCTATGGCTCTAG
- the LOC107468046 gene encoding uncharacterized protein LOC107468046 yields MLISNKPSSFNHTKSAKEGLLPRVAAVRALSSPFCLPSSLNRHCSWSLPLSPFKLLLPPSHATSRSSTHRRRRRSEQRKRGRTTGKEGSHPRHHHRATLTANEASVVVVAERGLLLLSWPSSLPLQLHSILNCWNSPLVPIETFATNGSLRYKTAIGDIYKYYVDGHWKKSSSGKSVPIINPTARNTHYKVQVKFERDKERGVVAHRRAVLRKESQVAEHSRRLHAIETRINQDSSKMRKIVAKVSNLHRVKCIKLMQT; encoded by the exons ATGTTGATCTCTAACAAG CCCAGCTCCTTCAACCACACAAAATCTGCGAAGGAGGGGTTGCTGCCCAGAGTCGCCGCCGTTCGTGCCTTGTCGTCGCCATTCTGCCTTCCATCAAGCTTGAACCGTCACTGTTCGTGGAGCTTACCGCTGTCGCCGTTCAAGCTGCTGCTGCCGCCGTCACACGCGACGTCCCGAAGTTCCACTCACCGCCGTCGACGTCGATCTGAGCAGAGGAAAAGAGGAAGAACGACGGGAAAGGAAGGGAGTCATCCGCGTCACCACCATCGAGCCACACTCACCGCCAACGAAGCTTCTGTTGTTGTCGTTGCAGAAAGGGGGTTGTTGTTACTGTCATGGCCATCTTCCTTGCCGCTACAACTTCATTCAATTCTCAACTGTTGGAACTCGCCGCTGGTACCAATCGAGACCTTTGCTACTAATGGTTCACTGAGATACAAAACAGCCATTGGTGATATATACAAATACTATGTTGATGGACACTGGAAGAAGTCCTCATCAGGAAAATCTGTTCCAATTATCAACCCTACCGCTAGAAACACCCACTACAAGGTTCAAG ttAAGTTTGAGAGAGACAAGGAGAGGGGAGTAGTGGCTCATAGGAGAGCAGTGCTAAGAAAAGAAAGCCAAGTTGCTGAACATTCTAGAAGGCTTCATGCCATTGAGACTCGGATCAATCAAGATTCCTCAAAGATGAGAAAAATTGTTGCAAAGGTGTCCAATTTGCACAGGGTCAA GTGTATAAAATTGATGCAAACATAA
- the LOC107468047 gene encoding uncharacterized protein LOC107468047 — MADAPPPTPSELLRMVTELQQANQRMAEANEHMRNENQRMQQQIEQLINARIEHGNNHNERNNDEEHRTHVSETPQDEEGGGPHDSEKRAETDKDELDNSTGPFTADIMNFQLPRQFTLPTTLTPYDGLGDPKQHIKKFRSIMIVNGASDPILCRCFPSFLDGPALDWFCSLPADSISRFQELAKQFEDHFAASAIYLHDSDYLTTVKQGPQESLKDYITRFTKIAMRIPDLHPEVHLHAIKSGLRPGKFQEAIAVAKPKTLAEFREKAKGQIDIEELRQARKSEKSATAKDNERPRENRKNFKPIPRYESYTQFNTKRDDIIKEILNSKLIKPPRKAGSYPEPKNVDKSKYCTFHQKFGHTTDECVIAKDLLERLARQGHLDKFIAGHMQKRSTPAAEPSSVTTTSKDKEKVPTQPRGVINCISGGYAGGGHTSSARKRTYRAMLALTDTINNPQLTQRAPEITFSPTDYHAHDTNLDDPVVISIQLGDLIVRKVLLDPGSSADVLFFTTFEKMKLSTNILQPSVGDLVGFSGERVPVMGSIWLQTTLGEQPASRTHDIQYLVVDSFSPYNLILGRPFLNRFAAIISTVHLCIKFPLQDDTVAIVHGDLQDARHCYNTSLKPIKRNSDRRVNSIGAEQPMLTDLDLRADLQDRPLPNEELIKLTLTDDPTKFTFIGTTMQGEEKDKLINFLRRNADLFAWTSEDMPGINPSVITHKLAINPAARPVAQKKRNLGAEKRLASMDEAKKLIDANFIREIRFTTWLANIVMVKKHNGKWRMCVDFTDLNKACPKDAYPLPSIDTLVDNSCGYGTLSFMDAYSGYNQIFMHPSDQEKTAFITEYGNYCYNVMPFGLKNAGATYQRLMNKVFDQQIGRNLEVYVDDMVAKTKIGESHVDDLTEIFRQIRVYNMRLNPEKCAFGVQGGKFLGFILTSRGIEANPEKCQAILDMSSPTNIKEVQRLTGRLAALSRFLPCLASKSASFFHCLRKNTAFHCNENCESAFQSLKRFLSKPPVLQKPKVGEPLYLYLSITDISVSAVLVAENNKTQQPVYFVSKSLQNAELRYPKLEKLAYALIFSARRLRPYFQSHTINVRTSQPLRQILARPELAGRLIKWSIELSEFDIHYQPRSSIKSQYLADFVAEFTGPTQNVSSEKWVLFVDGASNPQGAGAGILLENPEGVIFEHSLRFSFKASNNQAEYEALIAGLRLAIELQVTNLHVYCDSLLVVQQVNQHFQTKDPILLKYLEIVNKLITRFSKIEITHIERDQNHRADILSKLATSQSHNASLLQSTLQEPSINMIGNLQSEDSWQKPYIQYLKNAKFPPEVKDIKKFKRQASFFTLLNDELYRRGYSRPLLKCLDRSEAEIALAEVHEGICGIHSGARSLARKILRADFYWPTIWEDCQKKVRACEHCQRHAPVLSIPAEELHQSTVSWPFHKWGIDILGPFPTAPRQVKFLVVAIDYFSKWIEAQPLARITSVQMISFVWQHIICRFGIPQHIVTDNGRQFIDHNFQTFLQNLKVKQHFSSVEHPQSNGLAEAANKVLLQALRKKLDNAKGLWAELVPEILWGYNTSVHSTTKETPFRLVYGSEAMIPVEISQSSLRTQHEAHDEARRAELDLIEEVRAIATIRQKALQQRIAQRHNKTVRPRSFHQGDLVLRKTETARKPPSHSKLAATWDGPYRVRQVIGKGAYQLEELDGTTLPSTWNVTSLKKYYS; from the coding sequence ATGGCTGACGCACCTCCTCCCACCCCATCCGAGCTTCTTCGTATGGTGACTGAGCTTCAGCAGGCAAATCAGCGCATGGCTGAGGCCAACGAGCATATGAGAAACGAAAATCAACGGATGCAACAACAGATCGAGCAATTAATCAACGCCCGCATTGAACATGGTAACAATCATAATGAGCGGAATAATGACGAGGAACACCGCACACATGTTTCGGAGACACCTCAGGATGAGGAAGGCGGCGGTCCGCACGACAGCGAAAAAAGAGCCGAAACCGATAAGGACGAGCTTGACAATTCCACAGGACCATTCACGGCAGACATCATGAATTTCCAGCTGCCTAGGCAGTTTACTCTCCCAACAACATTAACTCCTTATGATGGATTGGGAGACCCAAAACAACACATCAAGAAATTCCGATCAATTATGATCGTTAACGGTGCATCTGATCCTATTCTATGCCgttgttttccttcttttttagaTGGTCCTGCACTTGACTGGTTTTGCTCTTTGCCTGCAGATTCTATTTCCCGATTTCAAGAACTGGCGAAGCAATTTGAGGACCATTTTGCAGCATCCGCTATTTACCTACATGACTCGGACTATTTGACAACTGTTAAACAAGGCCCTCAAGAAAGCCTAAAGGACTACATCACCCGTTTTACGAAGATAGCGATGAGGATCCCCGACCTTCATCCTGAAGTCCACCTACATGCCATCAAGAGTGGGCTCCGCCCAGGAAAATTCCAGGAAGCTATCGCGGTagctaaaccaaaaaccctggCCGAGTTCCGCGAGAAGGCCAAAGGACAGATAGACATCGAAGAACTCCGTCAAGCTAGGAAGTCAGAAAAGTCGGCAACTGCCAAAGACAACGAGAGGCCccgagaaaatagaaagaactTCAAGCCAATACCCCGATACGAGTCATACACGCAGTTCAACACCAAGCGAGATGACATTATCAAGGAGATATTAAACTCCAAGCTAATCAAACCTCCACGGAAGGCCGGGAGTTATCCAGAGCCAAAAAATGTTGATAAATCCAAATATTGTACGTTCCATCAGAAGTTCGGTCATACAACCGATGAGTGCGTGATCGCTAAAGATCTCCTCGAACGTTTAGCGAGGCAGGGACACCTTGACAAATTCATTGCAGGTCACATGCAAAAGAGATCCACCCCTGCCGCGGAACCATCCTCGGTAACAACTACATCGAAAGACAAGGAGAAAGTTCCCACACAACCCCGAGGCGTGATCAATTGCATCTCCGGGGGCTATGCAGGAGGAGGACACACAAGCTCGGCACGAAAACGCACATACAGAGCCATGCTCGCCCTGACGGATACGATCAACAATCCTCAACTGACACAAAGAGCACCTGAGATAACGTTCTCTCCAACCGATTATCATGCTCATGACACGAACCTTGATGACCCTGTCGTCATCTCTATCCAGCTGGGCGATTTAATAGTTCGGAAAGTACTGCTGGACCCAGGCAGCAGCGCCGACGTTTTATTCTTTACTACAtttgaaaaaatgaaattaagtaCTAACATTCTACAACCATCTGTAGGAGACCTGGTCGGCTTCTCAGGGGAACGAGTCCCAGTCATGGGTTCAATATGGTTACAAACCACATTGGGTGAACAGCCTGCATCCAGAACACATGATATTCAATACTTGGTGGTTGACAGCTTCAGCCCTTACAACCTTATTTTAGGGCGACCCTTTCTAAACAGGTTTGCCGCAATTATATCTACTGTTCATCTTTGTATCAAGTTTCCCTTGCAGGATGATACAGTAGCCATCGTCCATGGCGACCTGCAAGATGCTCGGCATTGTTACAACACTAGTTTAAAGCCCATCAAGAGAAACAGCGACAGACGTGTAAACTCCATAGGCGCAGAACAGCCAATGCTTACCGACCTGGATCTTCGAGCCGACCTTCAAGATCGCCCTCTCCCCAATGAAGAGCTGATAAAGCTTACCTTGACAGATGATCCAACCAAATTCACCTTTATTGGTACAACCATGCAGGGCGAAGAGAAAGACAAACTAATCAACTTCCTACGACGGAATGCCGACCTATTTGCCTGGACGTCAGAGGACATGCCAGGAATTAACCCTTCTGTTATCACGCACAAGCTCGCCATTAATCCGGCAGCCCGACCAGTAGCCCAGAAAAAAAGAAACCTCGGCGCAGAAAAAAGACTGGCATCCATGGACGAGGCTAAAAAGCTAATAGATGCAAACTTCATACGGGAAATCAGATTCACGACTTGGCTAGCCAACATCGTAATGGTAAAAAAACATAACGGTAAATGGCGTATGTGTGTTGATTTTACTGACTTAAACAAAGCATGTCCAAAGGACGCATATCCTTTACCTTCAATTGATACTTTAGTAGATAACTCCTGTGGCTATGGTACATTGAGTTTCATGGATGCATATTCTGGTTACAACCAGATTTTTATGCATCCAtcagaccaagaaaaaaccgcTTTTATTACTGAATATGGTAACTATTGCTATAACGTCATGCCCTTTGGCTTAAAGAATGCAGGAGCAACATACCAACGGCTGATGAATAAAGTCTTCGACCAACAGATCGGCAGAAATCTTGAggtgtatgttgatgacatggtcGCCAAGACAAAAATCGGAGAAAGCCATGTCGACGATCTTACTGAGATATTCCGTCAAATCCGAGTTTACAACATGAGACTTAACCCAGAAAAATGCGCCTTTGGTGTCCAAGGTGGAAAATTCCTCGGATTTATTCTGACTAGCCGAGGAATTGAGGCCAACCCGGAGAAATGTCAGGCAATTTTAGATATGAGCAGTCCAACAAACATAAAGGAAGTGCAGAGATTGACAGGGCGACTAGCAGCACTGTCCAGATTCTTGCCATGTTTAGCATCAAAATCGGCGAGTTTTTTCCACTGCTTACGAAAAAACACAGCTTTTCACTGTAATGAAAACTGTGAATCGGCATTTCAAAGCTTAAAGCGATTCCTTTCTAAACCACCTGTTCTACAAAAGCCCAAAGTCGGTGAGCCcttatatttgtatttatctATCACTGACATATCAGTTAGTGCTGTCCTTGTTGCAGAAAACAATAAGACTCAGCAGCCAGTATACTTTGTGAGCAAATCACTCCAGAACGCCGAGCTCCGTTACCCAAAGTTAGAAAAACTGGCTTACGCCCTCATTTTTTCAGCAAGAAGACTTCGTCCCTATTTTCAGAGCCACACGATCAATGTTAGGACGTCTCAGCCATTACGCCAAATACTCGCCAGACCCGAGCTTGCCGGACGGTTGATCAAATGGTCCATCGAACTCTCCGAGTTCGATATCCACTACCAACCTAGGTCGTCCATAAAGTCACAGTATTTAGCTGACTTTGTTGCTGAATTTACAGGACCTACCCAGAATGTAAGTTCCGAGAAATGGGTGCTATTCGTTGATGGAGCATCAAACCCACAAGGAGCAGGTGCAGGAATACTTCTGGAAAACCCTGAGGGAGTTATATTTGAACATTCTCTTCGGTTTTCCTTCAAAGCCAGTAACAATCAGGCCGAGTACGAAGCCCTCATTGCAGGGCTCAGGTTAGCAATTGAATTACAAGTCACTAACTTACATGTTTATTGTGATTCTTTGTTAGTCGTTCAACAAGTAAATCAGCATTTCCAGACAAAAGATCCTATTCTACTGAAATATCTTGAAATTGTTAATAAATTGATTACTCGTTTTTCCAAAATCGAAATTACCCACATAGAAAGAGATCAGAATCACAGGGCAGATATACTATCTAAGTTAGCTACTAGTCAGTCACATAATGCATCACTTTTGCAGTCAACTTTACAGGAGCCGAGCATAAATATGATTGGCAACCTTCAATCCGAGGATTCTTGGCAAAAGCCATACATCCAATATCTCAAAAATGCTAAATTTCCGCCAGAAGTAAAAGACATTAAAAAGTTTAAACGACAAGCATCATTTTTTACATTATTGAATGACGAATTATACAGGCGAGGCTACTCTCgaccattattaaaatgtttAGACAGATCCGAGGCCGAAATAGCCCTAGCCGAAGTTCATGAGGGCATCTGTGGAATACACTCAGGCGCCAGAAGCTTAGCACGGAAAATTCTCCGTGCAGATTTTTATTGGCCGACCATATGGGAAGACTGCCAGAAAAAAGTCCGAGCTTGTGAACACTGCCAAAGGCACGCCCCGGTGCTTAGTATTCCAGCCGAAGAGCTACACCAGTCAACGGTAAGCTGGCCATTTCATAAATGGGGAATTGATATCCTCGGACCTTTTCCCACGGCACCCAGACAGGTAAAATTTTTAGTTGTGGCAATCGATTACTTTTCCAAATGGATTGAAGCTCAACCTCTAGCCAGAATTACATCGGTACAAATGATATCCTTTGTTTGGCAACACATAATCTGTAGATTCGGCATACCTCAACATATTGTGACTGATAATGGTCGCCAGTTCATAGACCATAATTTTCAGACTTTTTTGCAGAATTTAAAAGTTAAACAACACTTTTCTTCAGTAGAGCATCCTCAATCCAATGGTTTagcagaagctgccaacaagGTCCTCCTCCAAGCTCTAAGGAAGAAGCTCGATAACGCTAAAGGCCTTTGGGCCGAGCTTGTTCCGGAGATCTTATGGGGATACAATACTTCGGTACATTCAACAACAAAGGAAACACCATTTCGCTTGGTGTATGGTTCAGAGGCAATGATTCCGGTTGAGATATCACAAAGCTCCTTGAGAACACAACATGAAGCCCATGACGAAGCACGCCGGGCCGAGCTTGACTTGATCGAGGAAGTCCGTGCTATAGCCACAATTCGGCAAAAAGCATTGCAACAACGAATAGCTCAACGTCATAACAAAACTGTCAGGCCACGATCATTCCACCAAGGAGATTTGGTATTACGAAAAACTGAAACAGCCCGCAAGCCACCTTCCCACAGCAAGCTCGCCGCAACATGGGACGGACCTTATAGAGTACGTCAAGTGATCGGTAAAGGCGCCTATCAGCTAGAGGAATTAGATGGAACAACACTTCCTAGCACTTGGAATGTTACCTCATTGAAGAAATACTACAGCTAA